In Bacillus cytotoxicus NVH 391-98, the following are encoded in one genomic region:
- a CDS encoding DUF4097 family beta strand repeat-containing protein, translated as MKKIMLVAIVCIVVGIIGISQTYSEMVDAAEQKETEKVIKNEAIKNVDIELDAGDIVIQKGKDSSFYVKQSGNIEKQRVSVNEEGDVLGIKGETKEGFLFDFSFLSSGFKATKLTVVVPERTYQEIKMKSSAGEITISEVKSERVEALTLAGDVAMERVSAKTVEGSSKAGEVEINRTNGKVVAKTARGDVKVMDHDAKYDLEANSEAGDIDIRLLEKPQNAVVSGKTYAGEVEIFQTEDRNVIFGDGSVKITGKTAAGDVSIQVN; from the coding sequence ATGAAAAAAATAATGTTAGTAGCCATTGTTTGTATTGTAGTTGGCATTATTGGTATATCACAAACATATTCGGAGATGGTAGATGCGGCGGAGCAGAAAGAAACGGAAAAAGTTATAAAAAATGAGGCAATTAAAAATGTAGATATTGAATTAGATGCTGGAGATATTGTGATTCAAAAAGGAAAGGATTCTTCTTTCTATGTGAAACAGTCAGGAAATATTGAAAAACAAAGAGTGAGTGTTAATGAAGAAGGAGATGTTTTGGGAATAAAAGGGGAAACAAAAGAAGGATTTTTATTTGACTTTTCATTTTTATCTTCGGGGTTTAAAGCAACAAAGCTAACGGTTGTTGTTCCTGAGCGTACTTATCAAGAAATAAAAATGAAATCATCTGCAGGTGAGATTACAATAAGTGAGGTGAAGAGTGAACGTGTAGAAGCCTTAACTCTTGCTGGAGATGTTGCAATGGAGCGAGTGTCAGCAAAAACAGTAGAAGGCTCTTCAAAAGCAGGAGAAGTGGAAATAAACAGAACGAACGGTAAAGTCGTTGCCAAAACAGCTAGGGGAGATGTAAAGGTTATGGATCATGATGCAAAATACGATTTAGAAGCAAATTCAGAAGCGGGAGACATAGATATTCGTTTACTTGAGAAGCCTCAGAATGCAGTTGTGAGCGGTAAGACGTATGCAGGAGAAGTAGAAATTTTTCAAACAGAGGACAGGAATGTTATATTTGGCGATGGTAGTGTGAAAATCACAGGAAAAACAGCTGCGGGAGATGTTAGCATTCAAGTGAATTAA
- a CDS encoding DUF1700 domain-containing protein — MNQEQFLQELSTHLRKLPEEERRDILYDYEEHFRFGLEEGKTEAEIIKGLGSPKAIAKEMLALYRFDEMKKDPSASNITRAVTSVVGLSLLNFIIVLGPLITIVSFIFSLWIGGISSVIAPFLVVIKILTGTFLWLDIFVSITFFGIGLLVCIGAYYCTKWFKNLCIRYVNWNLKMIRGEK; from the coding sequence ATGAATCAAGAGCAATTTCTTCAGGAATTATCAACACATCTTAGAAAGCTACCAGAAGAAGAAAGAAGAGATATTCTATATGACTATGAGGAACATTTTCGATTTGGGTTAGAGGAAGGGAAGACAGAAGCAGAAATTATAAAGGGACTTGGCTCGCCAAAAGCGATTGCAAAAGAGATGTTAGCCTTATATCGTTTTGATGAGATGAAAAAAGATCCGTCTGCATCAAATATAACAAGAGCTGTTACGTCGGTAGTTGGGCTTAGTTTATTAAACTTCATTATTGTATTAGGACCTTTAATTACAATTGTAAGTTTTATATTCTCACTGTGGATTGGAGGGATTTCCTCCGTTATAGCACCATTCCTAGTCGTGATTAAGATACTAACTGGCACTTTTTTATGGCTTGATATATTTGTTTCTATTACATTTTTTGGGATTGGATTATTAGTATGTATCGGTGCTTACTACTGTACAAAATGGTTTAAAAATCTTTGTATACGTTACGTCAATTGGAATCTCAAAATGATTAGAGGGGAAAAATAA